In Diorhabda carinulata isolate Delta chromosome 6, icDioCari1.1, whole genome shotgun sequence, a single genomic region encodes these proteins:
- the LOC130895627 gene encoding serine/threonine-protein phosphatase rdgC isoform X1: MLKFRCFFQKMMDFLTSNCTCIKGGKRAVINYEYSDSDTKSVSDIELRASSEQPESAKKTKQNSCWKLKRCIPRTVLKWFGQDDDMSMTKIEKTIKASLLIQKWYRRYMARLEVRRRYTWTIFQTLEYAGEQDQVKLYNFFNALLTHIPQTEREIDSTNSKNASLENLNLEFEDESPDEEYYEPEDKKKLLHYHLEYPYTEKALIQLIEIFRKHRHYRLPPKDVAEILRRSIICLKKLPNVNVASTGITKQLTVCGDLHGKFDDLLVILHKNGLPSIDNPYVFNGDFVDRGKRGLEVFLILLLCLLAIPGAVYLNRGNHEDIIMNQRYGFIREVQSKYKKNHEKLLRLIEGVYRYLPLGTIVNNKVLIVHGGISDITDLDMIKGLDRGRYVSLLRPPLTDSSAPGAEVIDKVEWKQVFDILWSDPQENKGCIPNNLRGAGTYFGPDVTKKFLNENKLQYIVRSHECKPDGYEVCHNNSVITIFSASNYYEVGSNNGAYLKLMGPELDTHFVQYMANSGRRKLNLYQRMGLVESGACKELKMQIMNNKIRLEEAFAEADPESTGYISITQWCVALENITGLQLPWRMLKDKLVTVDPETNKVKYQTTFDVKNEKLNSVQGAHSVVETLYRNKSSLEAIFHIIDKDKSGYISLEEFTDACNLIKQHMPCPVTHEQLEDMCRLMDLNKDGQVDLNEFLESFRMVDPQSRTKSTMESPETVREPSKNETKSNEKDGNNKVNGTINIKEDTNIKVQVDIHPKMEINGTEQETLTIHKNSLKMSPVLSTRRGSQI; the protein is encoded by the exons ATGTTGAAATTTCGTtgttttttccagaaaatgatGGATTTTTTAACATCGAACTGTACCTGTATAAAGGGTGGGAAAAGGGCGGTAATAAATTACGAATATTCAGATAGCGATACGAAATCTGTATCGGATATTGAATTAAGAGCATCCAGTGAACAGCCGGAATCTGCGAAAAAAACCAAACAGAATAGTTGCTGGAAATTGAAAAGGTGCATACCGAGGACCGTACTGAAATGGTTCGGACAAGACGACGATATGAGTATgacgaaaatagaaaaaa CCATCAAAGCCTCATTACTAATCCAAAAATGGTATAGGCGATACATGGCACGATTGGAAGTTAGAAGAAGATACACTTGgacaatttttcaaacattagaaTACGCAGGGGAACAAGATCAAGTCAAG ctgtacaattttttcaatgctCTATTGACACACATTCCTCAAACGGAACGGGAAATCGACTCAACCAACTCCAAAAATGCTTCATTAG AAAACCTAAATTTAGAATTCGAAGACGAATCGCCGGACGAAGAATACTACGAGCCGGaagacaagaaaaaattattacattatcATTTGGAATATCCCTATACGGAAAAAGCTCTCATACAACTAATAGAGATTTTCCGGAAACATCGA CATTATCGTTTACCTCCGAAAGATGTCGCTGAGATTTTGAGAAGATCGatcatttgtttaaaaaaattgcccAACGTGAACGTCGCCTCGACAGGCATAACGAAACAATTGACCGTATGCGGGGATTTACATGGTAAATTCGACGATCTCTTGGTCATCTTACATAAG AACGGTCTTCCTTCAATCGACAATCCATACGTTTTCAATGGAGACTTTGTAGATAGGGGAAAACGGGGCTTAGAAGTGTTTCTAATTTTACTTTTATGTTTATTGGCAATACCTGGAGCTGTGTACCTCAACAGAGGTAACCACGAAGACATTATTATGAATCAAAG GTACGGATTCATCAGAGAAGTACAATCTAAATACAAG aaaaatcacgaaaaacttCTTAGACTCATCGAAGGTGTCTACAGGTATCTTCCACTTGGTACTATAGTTAATAATAAGGTACTAATAGTTCACGGGGGGATTTCTGATATAACTGACTTGGATATGATCAAAGGCTTAGATAGAGGGAGG tATGTATCTTTGTTAAGGCCCCCGTTAACTGACAGCTCAGCTCCTGGTGCTGAAGTTATAGATAAAGTCGAATGGAAACAG GTTTTCGATATACTTTGGTCGGATCCGCAAGAAAATAAAGGCTGCATTCCGAATAATCTTAGGGGCGCGGGCACGTATTTCGGACCGGACGTgacgaaaaaatttttaaacgaaaacaAATTGCAGTACATCGTCAGATCGCACGAATGCAAACCAGACGGATACGAAGTTTGCCATAATAATTCG GTAATTACAATTTTCTCGGCATCGAATTATTACGAAGTTGGATCTAACAACGGCGCTTATTTAAAACTTATGGGTCCCGAACTAGATACCCATTTCGTTCAATACATGGCGAATTCCGGTCGACGAAAACTCAACCTCTACCAAAGGATGGGTCTCGTCGAATCGGGAGCTTGCAAGGAATTGAAAATGCAAATCATGAACAACAAAATTCGATTAGAAGAGGCTTTCGCTGAAGCCGATCCGGAAAGCACAG GATATATATCGATCACTCAATGGTGCGTAGCGTTGGAAAACATCACCGGATTGCAACTCCCTTGGAGAATGCTAAAAGATAAATTGGTTACGGTTGATCCGGAAACGAACAAAGTCAAGTACCAGACGACGTTCGACGtcaaaaacgaaaaactaaac tCCGTTCAAGGTGCTCATTCAGTTGTAGAAACATTATATAGAAACAAGAGCAGTTTAGAAGCCATATTCCATATTATCGACAAAGATAAATCGG GTTATATCAGTTTGGAAGAATTCACCGACGCTTGTAATTTGATTAAACAACACATGCCGTGCCCGGTAACGCACGAACAACTCGAAGACATGTGCAGATTGATGGATTTGAATAAGGACGGTCAAGTAGATCTTAACGAATTTTTGGAATCTTTTCGAATGGTCGATCCGCAATCGAGGACCAAATCGACTATGGAATCTCCGGAAACGGTCCGCGAACCTTCCAAAAATGAGACCAAATCTAACGAAAAAGACGGTAACAATAAAG
- the LOC130895627 gene encoding serine/threonine-protein phosphatase rdgC isoform X2, giving the protein MMDFLTSNCTCIKGGKRAVINYEYSDSDTKSVSDIELRASSEQPESAKKTKQNSCWKLKRCIPRTVLKWFGQDDDMSMTKIEKTIKASLLIQKWYRRYMARLEVRRRYTWTIFQTLEYAGEQDQVKLYNFFNALLTHIPQTEREIDSTNSKNASLENLNLEFEDESPDEEYYEPEDKKKLLHYHLEYPYTEKALIQLIEIFRKHRHYRLPPKDVAEILRRSIICLKKLPNVNVASTGITKQLTVCGDLHGKFDDLLVILHKNGLPSIDNPYVFNGDFVDRGKRGLEVFLILLLCLLAIPGAVYLNRGNHEDIIMNQRYGFIREVQSKYKKNHEKLLRLIEGVYRYLPLGTIVNNKVLIVHGGISDITDLDMIKGLDRGRYVSLLRPPLTDSSAPGAEVIDKVEWKQVFDILWSDPQENKGCIPNNLRGAGTYFGPDVTKKFLNENKLQYIVRSHECKPDGYEVCHNNSVITIFSASNYYEVGSNNGAYLKLMGPELDTHFVQYMANSGRRKLNLYQRMGLVESGACKELKMQIMNNKIRLEEAFAEADPESTGYISITQWCVALENITGLQLPWRMLKDKLVTVDPETNKVKYQTTFDVKNEKLNSVQGAHSVVETLYRNKSSLEAIFHIIDKDKSGYISLEEFTDACNLIKQHMPCPVTHEQLEDMCRLMDLNKDGQVDLNEFLESFRMVDPQSRTKSTMESPETVREPSKNETKSNEKDGNNKVNGTINIKEDTNIKVQVDIHPKMEINGTEQETLTIHKNSLKMSPVLSTRRGSQI; this is encoded by the exons atgatGGATTTTTTAACATCGAACTGTACCTGTATAAAGGGTGGGAAAAGGGCGGTAATAAATTACGAATATTCAGATAGCGATACGAAATCTGTATCGGATATTGAATTAAGAGCATCCAGTGAACAGCCGGAATCTGCGAAAAAAACCAAACAGAATAGTTGCTGGAAATTGAAAAGGTGCATACCGAGGACCGTACTGAAATGGTTCGGACAAGACGACGATATGAGTATgacgaaaatagaaaaaa CCATCAAAGCCTCATTACTAATCCAAAAATGGTATAGGCGATACATGGCACGATTGGAAGTTAGAAGAAGATACACTTGgacaatttttcaaacattagaaTACGCAGGGGAACAAGATCAAGTCAAG ctgtacaattttttcaatgctCTATTGACACACATTCCTCAAACGGAACGGGAAATCGACTCAACCAACTCCAAAAATGCTTCATTAG AAAACCTAAATTTAGAATTCGAAGACGAATCGCCGGACGAAGAATACTACGAGCCGGaagacaagaaaaaattattacattatcATTTGGAATATCCCTATACGGAAAAAGCTCTCATACAACTAATAGAGATTTTCCGGAAACATCGA CATTATCGTTTACCTCCGAAAGATGTCGCTGAGATTTTGAGAAGATCGatcatttgtttaaaaaaattgcccAACGTGAACGTCGCCTCGACAGGCATAACGAAACAATTGACCGTATGCGGGGATTTACATGGTAAATTCGACGATCTCTTGGTCATCTTACATAAG AACGGTCTTCCTTCAATCGACAATCCATACGTTTTCAATGGAGACTTTGTAGATAGGGGAAAACGGGGCTTAGAAGTGTTTCTAATTTTACTTTTATGTTTATTGGCAATACCTGGAGCTGTGTACCTCAACAGAGGTAACCACGAAGACATTATTATGAATCAAAG GTACGGATTCATCAGAGAAGTACAATCTAAATACAAG aaaaatcacgaaaaacttCTTAGACTCATCGAAGGTGTCTACAGGTATCTTCCACTTGGTACTATAGTTAATAATAAGGTACTAATAGTTCACGGGGGGATTTCTGATATAACTGACTTGGATATGATCAAAGGCTTAGATAGAGGGAGG tATGTATCTTTGTTAAGGCCCCCGTTAACTGACAGCTCAGCTCCTGGTGCTGAAGTTATAGATAAAGTCGAATGGAAACAG GTTTTCGATATACTTTGGTCGGATCCGCAAGAAAATAAAGGCTGCATTCCGAATAATCTTAGGGGCGCGGGCACGTATTTCGGACCGGACGTgacgaaaaaatttttaaacgaaaacaAATTGCAGTACATCGTCAGATCGCACGAATGCAAACCAGACGGATACGAAGTTTGCCATAATAATTCG GTAATTACAATTTTCTCGGCATCGAATTATTACGAAGTTGGATCTAACAACGGCGCTTATTTAAAACTTATGGGTCCCGAACTAGATACCCATTTCGTTCAATACATGGCGAATTCCGGTCGACGAAAACTCAACCTCTACCAAAGGATGGGTCTCGTCGAATCGGGAGCTTGCAAGGAATTGAAAATGCAAATCATGAACAACAAAATTCGATTAGAAGAGGCTTTCGCTGAAGCCGATCCGGAAAGCACAG GATATATATCGATCACTCAATGGTGCGTAGCGTTGGAAAACATCACCGGATTGCAACTCCCTTGGAGAATGCTAAAAGATAAATTGGTTACGGTTGATCCGGAAACGAACAAAGTCAAGTACCAGACGACGTTCGACGtcaaaaacgaaaaactaaac tCCGTTCAAGGTGCTCATTCAGTTGTAGAAACATTATATAGAAACAAGAGCAGTTTAGAAGCCATATTCCATATTATCGACAAAGATAAATCGG GTTATATCAGTTTGGAAGAATTCACCGACGCTTGTAATTTGATTAAACAACACATGCCGTGCCCGGTAACGCACGAACAACTCGAAGACATGTGCAGATTGATGGATTTGAATAAGGACGGTCAAGTAGATCTTAACGAATTTTTGGAATCTTTTCGAATGGTCGATCCGCAATCGAGGACCAAATCGACTATGGAATCTCCGGAAACGGTCCGCGAACCTTCCAAAAATGAGACCAAATCTAACGAAAAAGACGGTAACAATAAAG